In the genome of Leucobacter luti, one region contains:
- a CDS encoding ABC transporter ATP-binding protein: MRGLTVELPDGTPVLANLDLTVSGGECLAIVGASGAGKSVLARTLLGLTQERRRWNVRSESFTIAGQELRRASPRRWRTVRGTAVGLVLQDALQSLDPLRTIAAEVGEALRIRGVRGAERRAAVITALAAAGLPDGEARLRQRSGELSGGMRQRALIASALAANPALIVADEPTTALDSATAAHVLASFRRIRDRGTALVLISHDLSAVARVADRIAVLHDGRIVESGQAQQLLEHPQHSATRALVAAIPRGPKPTPAPSATRGEAEPELLRLTGAVREFASPSGGTVGLRGVDLSLHRGEAVGVVGESGAGKTTLARILAGAEALDSGELARVVPSTRVRLIPQDPFATFDPRWRVDRILRASLRPGADARPAELLHRVGLGPEFLTRRPASLSGGQRQRIAIARALAAQPDVLVCDEPVSALDMATQAGILDLLRDLQAREGVALVFVSHDLAAVRTVSDRTLIMRDGQVVEAGPTEHVFSAPQHPFTRELIAAAGRSV, encoded by the coding sequence GTGCGCGGCCTCACGGTCGAGCTCCCCGATGGTACGCCAGTACTCGCGAATCTCGATCTCACCGTCTCCGGAGGCGAGTGCCTCGCCATCGTGGGTGCATCAGGTGCAGGGAAGTCGGTGCTCGCGCGCACGCTGCTCGGCTTGACCCAGGAGCGGCGGCGTTGGAACGTACGATCAGAATCGTTCACGATCGCCGGGCAGGAGTTGCGCCGCGCGAGCCCCAGGCGCTGGCGCACGGTGCGCGGCACGGCGGTCGGCCTCGTACTGCAGGACGCCCTGCAGTCCCTCGATCCGCTCCGGACGATCGCCGCCGAGGTCGGAGAAGCTCTCAGGATCCGCGGAGTGCGGGGGGCCGAGCGACGTGCAGCCGTGATCACTGCACTCGCAGCGGCAGGTCTTCCCGACGGCGAAGCCCGCTTGCGGCAGCGCTCGGGTGAATTGTCCGGCGGCATGCGCCAGCGCGCCCTCATCGCCTCGGCGCTTGCCGCGAACCCGGCCCTGATCGTGGCCGACGAACCGACCACCGCGCTCGACTCCGCCACTGCCGCGCACGTCCTGGCGAGCTTCCGTAGAATCCGGGACCGCGGGACCGCGCTCGTGCTCATCAGTCACGACCTCAGCGCAGTCGCACGGGTCGCGGACCGAATCGCAGTGCTGCACGACGGCCGGATTGTGGAGTCTGGCCAGGCACAGCAGCTTCTCGAGCACCCGCAGCACTCCGCAACGCGCGCCCTCGTCGCTGCGATCCCCCGCGGCCCGAAGCCGACACCCGCGCCCAGCGCTACCCGCGGCGAGGCCGAGCCTGAATTGCTTCGCCTCACCGGGGCAGTGCGCGAGTTCGCTTCGCCGAGCGGCGGCACCGTCGGGCTCCGCGGCGTAGATCTCTCACTGCACCGCGGTGAGGCCGTGGGGGTCGTCGGCGAATCGGGCGCTGGCAAGACCACGCTCGCCCGGATTCTGGCCGGAGCCGAGGCGCTCGATTCCGGAGAGCTGGCTCGTGTGGTGCCGAGTACCCGGGTCCGGCTGATCCCCCAGGATCCCTTCGCCACCTTTGATCCGCGTTGGCGGGTCGACCGGATCCTGCGTGCGTCGCTACGGCCCGGGGCCGATGCGCGTCCCGCGGAGCTCCTGCACCGAGTTGGCCTGGGTCCTGAGTTTCTGACTCGGCGCCCGGCGTCGCTCTCCGGCGGGCAGCGGCAGCGCATCGCGATCGCGCGAGCGCTCGCAGCGCAGCCCGATGTGCTCGTGTGCGACGAGCCGGTCTCCGCCCTCGACATGGCTACGCAGGCCGGCATCCTGGATCTGCTGCGTGATCTACAGGCGAGGGAGGGGGTCGCGCTCGTGTTCGTGTCACACGATCTCGCGGCGGTGCGCACGGTGAGTGACCGCACGCTCATCATGCGCGACGGTCAGGTGGTCGAAGCGGGCCCAACGGAACACGTGTTCAGCGCTCCGCAGCACCCGTTCACGCGCGAGCTCATCGCGGCCGCAGGGCGCTCGGTCTGA
- a CDS encoding ABC transporter permease → MRRGQPHDSAIRCPRVREHRGAPARDVGSVRTAGARTRRSARSAPGRCFPTAVDRPSARHRRVRSRHRHTRGARRCNLGRHRPRGNGNRDRDRRPPRVRSGTRPSRRRLRAREALRSAVRPSHARDGAPVYCGARQRPHRPILAIGLATIPGYARMLRARVRGVARSGYVEWARLDDVAPLLVFTRHIAPNALWPLVSAATLGVGQAIVWVSALGFLGLGAEPPAPEWGAMLNAGRVYLTTAWWMTVGPGLAIVLTAAALTVLGRRCAGGEDLT, encoded by the coding sequence ATGCGAAGAGGGCAGCCTCATGATTCGGCGATTCGGTGTCCCCGAGTTCGCGAGCATCGCGGTGCTCCTGCTCGCGATGTTGGCAGTGTGCGCACCGCAGGTGCTCGCACCCGGCGATCCGCTCGCAGTGCACCCGGCCGATGCTTTCCAACCGCCGTCGATCGCCCATCTGCTCGGCACCGACGAGTCAGGTCGCGACATCGCCACACGCGTGGTGCACGGCGCTGCAACCTCGGTCGGCATCGGCCTCGCGGCAACGGGAATCGGGATCGGGATCGGCGCCCTCCTCGGGTTCGCAGCGGGACTCGGCCCTCGCGTCGTCGACTCCGCGCTCGGGAGGCTCTTCGAAGTGCTGTTCGCCCTTCCCACGCTCGTGATGGCGCTCCTGTTTATTGCGGTGCTCGGCAGCGGCCCCACCGCCCGATCCTCGCGATCGGCCTCGCCACGATCCCCGGCTACGCCCGGATGCTCCGCGCACGGGTGCGTGGCGTGGCTCGGAGCGGCTACGTCGAATGGGCACGGCTCGATGACGTCGCTCCGCTGCTCGTGTTCACCCGCCATATCGCCCCGAACGCACTGTGGCCGCTCGTTTCTGCGGCCACACTCGGGGTCGGTCAAGCGATCGTGTGGGTTTCAGCCCTCGGGTTTTTGGGCCTCGGCGCCGAGCCACCGGCGCCCGAGTGGGGCGCCATGCTCAATGCCGGGCGCGTGTATCTCACGACCGCGTGGTGGATGACGGTCGGGCCTGGCCTCGCCATCGTGCTCACCGCGGCGGCCCTCACAGTACTCGGTCGTCGCTGTGCTGGCGGAGAGGATCTCACGTGA
- a CDS encoding ABC transporter permease codes for MKVRIVRAVLGRLGAALLVVWVTATIVFVALRATGDPLEAILGGPGSQAGPEAVAQARSSYGLDQPILLQYATQLWRTATLQFGDSYARKQPVADLLAANVPPTVLLASLALLLAWVLALAGAVLSTVQRGRVGRVVRSVLAGVETIVSVTPHFFLGAVLILVFASALGWFPATGTGTSPAALVLPVVTLAVPLAGYLAHVMRGSLDEADDAPFTTTARARGGSEPRVLLTHTLRHAALPALALSGWAYGSLLSGAVVVEALFARPGLGRLLLEATLVRDVPVVVGAVAVIALLYVVVMLLTDLLEGIVDPRLRETHAKRAAS; via the coding sequence GTGAAAGTGCGGATCGTGCGCGCGGTGCTCGGACGACTGGGAGCGGCGCTCCTGGTCGTCTGGGTCACCGCGACGATCGTGTTTGTCGCGCTGCGCGCGACCGGCGACCCGCTTGAGGCGATCCTCGGCGGGCCGGGCTCGCAGGCTGGGCCGGAGGCCGTGGCCCAGGCACGCAGCAGCTACGGGCTCGACCAGCCGATCCTGCTGCAGTACGCAACACAGCTGTGGCGCACTGCGACGCTGCAGTTCGGTGATTCGTACGCGCGTAAACAGCCAGTGGCGGATCTCCTCGCCGCAAACGTTCCGCCCACCGTGCTGCTCGCGTCGCTCGCGCTGCTCCTCGCCTGGGTCCTCGCACTGGCTGGCGCCGTCTTGAGCACCGTGCAGCGGGGCAGAGTGGGCCGCGTCGTGCGCTCGGTCCTGGCTGGGGTCGAAACGATCGTGTCGGTAACTCCGCACTTCTTCCTCGGCGCGGTGCTCATCCTCGTATTTGCGAGTGCGTTGGGATGGTTCCCTGCGACAGGCACCGGAACTTCCCCCGCTGCCCTCGTCCTTCCCGTCGTCACGCTCGCGGTGCCGCTGGCTGGCTACCTCGCTCATGTGATGCGAGGTTCGCTCGACGAGGCCGACGACGCCCCGTTCACCACTACAGCCCGGGCGCGAGGCGGATCTGAACCCCGCGTGCTCCTCACCCACACGCTCCGTCATGCGGCGCTCCCAGCGCTCGCACTCTCCGGCTGGGCATACGGCTCACTGCTCAGCGGCGCGGTCGTGGTCGAGGCGCTGTTTGCCAGGCCGGGTCTGGGCCGCCTGCTGCTCGAGGCGACCCTGGTTCGCGATGTGCCCGTCGTGGTCGGAGCTGTTGCCGTGATCGCGCTGCTCTACGTTGTCGTGATGCTCCTCACCGATCTGCTCGAGGGCATCGTTGATCCGCGTCTCCGGGAGACGCATGCGAAGAGGGCAGCCTCATGA
- a CDS encoding ABC transporter substrate-binding protein produces the protein MPHTSVSRRTRALGLAAMAGIAALTLSACATPESAEVSGSPITGGTLVYATGDAEPSCLDPHVGGNYPQALISTQYLEPLVGRDATGKITPWLASEWTTSDDGLIWDFTLRDGVTFTDGTPLDAAAVKANIEHLQDPETQSSTGYLAVAKVASVEAVDELTARFTLSAPDSALLESLSQQWTAIQSPAGIARGMEENCQAPIGTGPFTIEKWAPQQSVTLVRNDDYQTPGPEAKHDTAAYLDGIEWRFIPDAATRYAALASGEVQVIDNPLPSDITAATEAGIAHIDAPRPGSVNRIELNSAQAPFDDVRVREAFIRAADPNPGIETLYRGTAERSYSPLASTEPAAASAEALFATDANAAAQLLDAAGWTETNDAGVRVKDGKPLTVRFPVSTNQSVAAEQSLFEQIQANTAAVGFDVQLEPVDLSTWYAALGANEYEAVSAPYTKVGPDVLRILYHSDGIVPAPSGYFANHTQLSDPALDAILDEASDTLDEAARTKLYAEAQQRILESFTVLPLYDQQNHFLTRGVTGVTTLGTVATPTFINAQLTK, from the coding sequence ATGCCTCACACCTCCGTTAGCCGCCGCACGCGCGCCCTCGGCCTCGCGGCCATGGCCGGGATCGCTGCACTCACCCTCAGCGCCTGCGCCACCCCCGAGAGTGCAGAGGTCTCCGGCTCCCCGATCACTGGAGGCACCCTCGTCTACGCGACCGGTGACGCCGAGCCAAGCTGCCTTGATCCCCATGTTGGCGGCAACTACCCGCAGGCGCTGATCTCAACGCAGTACCTGGAGCCGCTGGTGGGCCGGGACGCCACCGGAAAGATCACGCCGTGGCTTGCGAGCGAATGGACCACCAGCGACGACGGGCTCATCTGGGACTTCACCCTGCGCGACGGAGTCACGTTCACCGACGGCACCCCGCTCGATGCCGCGGCGGTCAAGGCAAACATTGAGCATCTGCAGGATCCGGAAACCCAGTCCTCCACGGGGTACCTCGCGGTCGCCAAGGTTGCAAGCGTTGAAGCCGTCGATGAGCTCACGGCTCGGTTCACCCTCTCGGCCCCCGATTCTGCGCTCCTCGAATCGCTCAGCCAGCAGTGGACCGCGATCCAGTCCCCCGCCGGTATCGCGCGCGGCATGGAAGAAAACTGCCAGGCCCCCATCGGCACCGGCCCATTCACGATCGAAAAGTGGGCCCCGCAGCAGAGCGTGACGCTCGTCCGCAATGACGACTACCAAACGCCAGGGCCAGAGGCGAAACACGACACTGCCGCCTATCTCGATGGCATTGAGTGGCGCTTCATCCCGGATGCCGCCACCCGCTACGCAGCACTCGCGTCCGGCGAGGTGCAGGTGATCGATAATCCGCTCCCGAGCGACATCACGGCAGCGACGGAGGCAGGCATTGCCCACATCGACGCCCCACGGCCCGGATCGGTCAACCGGATCGAGCTGAACTCTGCGCAGGCCCCGTTCGACGACGTGCGCGTGCGTGAGGCGTTTATTCGGGCAGCCGATCCGAACCCCGGAATCGAAACGCTCTACCGCGGGACCGCAGAGCGTTCCTACTCCCCACTCGCCAGCACGGAGCCGGCTGCCGCGAGCGCCGAGGCGCTGTTTGCAACGGACGCGAACGCAGCAGCACAGCTGCTCGATGCGGCAGGGTGGACCGAAACGAACGACGCAGGTGTCCGGGTGAAAGATGGGAAGCCACTCACGGTCCGGTTCCCCGTCAGCACGAACCAGTCAGTTGCCGCTGAGCAGTCACTATTCGAGCAGATCCAGGCGAACACCGCCGCAGTCGGCTTCGACGTGCAACTCGAACCGGTCGACCTCAGCACCTGGTACGCCGCCCTCGGCGCGAATGAGTATGAGGCCGTGAGCGCGCCGTACACCAAGGTGGGGCCTGATGTCCTGCGGATCCTGTACCACTCCGACGGGATCGTGCCCGCACCGTCAGGCTACTTCGCAAACCACACGCAGCTCTCGGATCCTGCGCTTGACGCGATCCTCGACGAAGCCTCAGATACGCTCGACGAGGCTGCCCGCACGAAGCTCTACGCTGAAGCGCAGCAGCGGATCCTCGAGAGCTTCACCGTGTTGCCGCTCTATGACCAGCAGAACCACTTCCTCACCCGGGGCGTCACCGGGGTGACTACGCTGGGCACGGTGGCCACACCAACGTTCATCAACGCTCAGCTCACCAAATAG